One Triticum dicoccoides isolate Atlit2015 ecotype Zavitan chromosome 3B, WEW_v2.0, whole genome shotgun sequence genomic window, ATATGTCTTTGGGCAGCGATCTTCATTGGTAAGCAGATGTATAACTTCAATAGGTCTGTCAACCTTTTTGCTCAAGGACGAGTAACATTTAAGTTTGGGGAGGTATCTTATAGTAGCATTGCACTTGAATATAAAGTTGTAGGCAATGTCACAGCGAAGCTTTTTTGGGTACAATCTTTGCTTCGTGAGTTGGAGATCTCTCAGCAACCGGCCTCTTTTTCTTTGATGTGATAGCACTAACactggtgctacatacctttcgtcTATTCTAGTATTTCACGCACGAACAAAACACATCGAAATGGATTAACACTTCGTCGTGTTGCACAGATCAAGTCCATCTCTTCTGAAAATCAACTTGCGGACATCTTCACAAAGTCGTTATCATTACCCTTGTTTGAGGTTTGCTGGCACAATAATCTCAACCTAACCGTACATGGTTAGGTCTTGTATTTGTACATATGTACACACTGTAAATATACCCGAGACGTCATCTTAAGGGGTGTGCGGTTCCCCTCAAATTTATTCCTGGATCTATTTCAGGATTTCTGACAATGCGCCTTCAGTGGAAGGACGTTTCCGTCGACGACCAGGCGCACGGTGCCTTcgtatctcaagatgatatgccgaaaTATTTTCcgtctttcgaaggtgctcatagaggtagggtgtACGTGTGTGTTCATAAAGGTGAGTGtaggcgcgtgtatatgagcgcttgtgtctgtactgatgttaaaaaaaattCTCTAAACCCTACGTCTTACACGTGGCATGGAGCGTTGGACGCGCTCGTGGACAGCGTTTGAGGTGGCTGATACGAGGTCGGGTCCATGACCATCAGAGACGGAGACGGTCTACCAGACGCCGCGGAATTGGAGTAGACACGGACATAGTCGAAGCGGAATACGAATCCAGTCCGGGCACCTTCGGAAATCTTAGCCGAGACGGCCTCGCGTGCGGAGGTCTTCAATATAAATAAACGGAACCCCAAAGCCCAAAGCCCCATCAACTCATCTGCGATCGAAACCCACCTCGACCAGAGATCTCGACTCGAGCACTTCCACAAGTCGATCGAAACCCTAGAGTAGAGACAGAGCGGCGGCCATGGCGATCATCTCCGAGGACATCATGCAGGAGGACGAGGCGTCGACGCAGCCGCAGCAGCAGGCGGCGGCCGTGAAGGAGAACAGCACGGAggtggagaagaaggagaaggaggagagcaaGGGGAGGCAGCCAAACTCCGGCAACGGCCTCGACCTGGACAACTACTCGTGGGCGCAGCAGCTACCAGAGGTGAACATCTCCGTCCCCCTCCCTGAAGGAACGAAGGCGAGGTTCGTCGTCTGCGAGATCAAGAAGGACCACCTCAAGGTCGGACTCAAGGGCCAGCCTCCCATCATCGATGTAAGTAGCATCAAACTATCAACTATGTAGACGACAGTTCATCTTGTCCTTTATGCGGTGTTAATTTGTCTCTTATAATTACCAGGGTGAGCTGCACAAACCAGTCAAGGTCGAGGACTGCTTCTGGAGCATCGAGGACGGGAGCTTGATGTCCATACTGCTGACAAAGCGTAATCAGAGCGACTGGTGGAAATCCCTGATCAAAGGCGATCCGGAGATTGACACCCAGCGTGCCGAGCCGGAGAGCAGCAAGCTCTCGGATCTGGACCCCGAGACGAGGCAGACCGTGGAGAAGATGATGTTTGACCAGCGGCAGAAGCAGATGAGCCTGCCCACCAGCGAAGAGATGCAGAACCAGGATATGCTCAAGAAActcaagtcccagtaccccgacatGGACTTCTCCGGGATGAAGATGCCTTCTTAAGATTGTCTCTTAGCTGGAGCCCGGATAATGCGGAAGATTTTTAGATGGAGAAATCGCTTCTACCTTAATTAGTATAGTTTCTATTTGGGTGTCTTAGTATTTTAGTGTCTGTTTATGCGTCTACGTATCTTTCGCACTTTGCTATTTGGATGACTTTGGTTTATAGTGTCTTATGGTTTTGTGGCAACAGTTTTACCGAGGCTTCGGAAGTTAACTAGTGACGTTTGAGTAGTCCTTCTATGTCGAAATATAGCGCATATTAATTTTGTCTTACAAAGAAGTGGATCTTATGTTTGGCTCATGAGCTGCTCACACAGCAGCCAATCAGTGTGATATCGATCCCAAAGGTTCAGACTTCGGGATGTACCCTTTAAGAAGTCCACAGTTTGGTTTACATAGAAAGTGTTCAGTCAACAAGAACCTGGATGTTGCTATGGCAAGGCTGCACCAACAATGAATTCATGATACGATATGCACATATTATGTTTTTCAGAT contains:
- the LOC119278771 gene encoding protein BOBBER 1-like, coding for MAIISEDIMQEDEASTQPQQQAAAVKENSTEVEKKEKEESKGRQPNSGNGLDLDNYSWAQQLPEVNISVPLPEGTKARFVVCEIKKDHLKVGLKGQPPIIDGELHKPVKVEDCFWSIEDGSLMSILLTKRNQSDWWKSLIKGDPEIDTQRAEPESSKLSDLDPETRQTVEKMMFDQRQKQMSLPTSEEMQNQDMLKKLKSQYPDMDFSGMKMPS